The following are encoded in a window of Prochlorococcus marinus str. MIT 1013 genomic DNA:
- the gshA gene encoding glutamate--cysteine ligase produces MTDFMLLKGFEVELFTGTFAGKNVGVATAITEDLSDFVKEPDQRNLEYITVPDQRYAVLKHALLLPRQKLRKWLDYKKLTILPGSTLSLGNTKIFERSDLENSYHSFIEKNYGTNVVTASIHINLGIENLSLLFSALRLVRCEASLFLALSASSPFLEGTATGVHSQRWVQFPKTPPNVPMFLDHTHYVKWVEEQLGQGKMQNERHLWTSVRPNGPDRPHILNRLELRICDLVGSVDLLLAITALLELRIINLQNNVKKYDPIEASSKTQQELALMADENDLIAAKSSLNANLSHWKNGKQINCRDWIKELLLDVTPLAKELNMFELLQPIESVLVNGNQSMIWLDSYSKGVSIQSLLQNGISEMEQEETNFLQMKSTY; encoded by the coding sequence ATGACCGACTTTATGCTTTTAAAGGGGTTTGAAGTGGAGCTTTTTACTGGCACATTTGCCGGTAAAAATGTAGGTGTTGCAACTGCTATTACGGAAGATTTATCAGATTTTGTTAAAGAACCGGATCAAAGAAATCTTGAGTACATAACTGTTCCAGATCAAAGATATGCAGTTTTAAAACATGCACTTTTGCTGCCAAGACAAAAACTTAGAAAATGGCTTGATTATAAAAAATTGACAATTCTTCCAGGTAGTACTCTAAGTCTTGGAAATACAAAAATTTTTGAAAGGTCAGATTTAGAAAATTCATATCATTCCTTTATAGAAAAAAATTATGGAACAAATGTTGTAACAGCAAGTATTCATATTAATTTAGGTATTGAAAACTTGTCCTTACTTTTTTCTGCTCTTCGGTTGGTTAGATGTGAAGCCTCTTTATTTCTTGCATTAAGTGCTAGCTCTCCTTTTTTAGAAGGTACTGCAACGGGGGTCCATTCTCAAAGATGGGTTCAATTCCCTAAAACACCTCCCAATGTTCCTATGTTTTTGGATCACACACACTATGTGAAATGGGTTGAGGAGCAACTAGGTCAGGGCAAAATGCAAAATGAAAGACATTTATGGACATCAGTAAGGCCTAATGGCCCAGATAGGCCACATATTTTAAATCGATTAGAGTTAAGGATATGTGATTTGGTCGGTAGTGTTGATTTGCTTTTGGCCATAACTGCTTTACTAGAACTCAGAATTATTAATCTTCAAAACAATGTAAAAAAATATGATCCAATTGAAGCAAGCTCTAAAACGCAACAAGAATTGGCTCTAATGGCAGATGAAAATGATTTGATTGCAGCTAAATCTAGTCTTAATGCAAATTTATCTCATTGGAAAAATGGGAAACAAATCAATTGCCGTGATTGGATAAAAGAACTTCTATTAGATGTAACTCCTTTAGCTAAGGAGCTTAATATGTTTGAGTTACTTCAACCTATCGAATCTGTTTTAGTAAATGGAAATCAATCAATGATATGGCTTGATTCTTATTCTAAGGGTGTATCAATTCAGTCTTTGCTGCAGAACGGTATAAGTGAAATGGAACAAGAAGAGACAAATTTCCTTCAAATGAAATCAACCTACTAG